The genomic DNA CGTCAACGACGACGGCACCGCGGACGTGTTCTCGGGCGGGCGCAAGATGCGCGTCGCCCTGCACCCCGAGCTCGACGCCGACGTGTTGGCCCGGGGCCAAGAGGTCGTGCTCAACGAGTCGCTCAACGTGGTGCTGGCCCGCGGCCCCGAGGTGTCGGGCGAGGTCGTCACCTTGAAAGAGGTGCTGGAGGACGGCACCCGGGCCATGATCGTCGGGCGGGCCGACGAGGAGCGGGTGGTCGAGCTGGCCGAGTCGCTGCGCGACGTGAAGCTGCGTTCCGGCGACACCATCCTCATGGACTCGCGCACCGGGCTGCTGCTCGAACGGCTGCCCCGGCCCGAGGTGGAAGAGCTCATCCTCGAAGAGGTGCCCGACATCTCCTACGACGACGTGGGCGGCCTCGACGACCAGATCGAAGCCATCACCGACGCCGTCGAGCTGCCCTTTGTATGGCGGGAGAAGTTCGGCGAGTACGAGCTGCCGCCGCCCAAGGGCATCCTGCTGTACGGCCCTCCCGGCTGCGGCAAGACCCTCATCGCCAAGGCGGTGGCCAACTCGTTGGCCAAGAAGGTGGCCGAGGTCACCGGCAACGCCAACGCCAAGAGCTACTTCCTCAACATCAAGGGCCCCGAGCTGCTCAACAAGTACGTGGGCGAGACCGAGCGCCAGATCCGCCTGGTGTTCCAGCGGGCCCGGGAGAAGTCGGAGGAGGGGTGGCCGGTCATCGTCTTCTTCGACGAGATGGACTCCCTGTTCCGCACCCGGGGCACCGGCATCAGCTCCGACATGGAGGCCACGATCGTCCCCCAGCTCCTAGCCGAGATCGACGGGGTGGAGACGCTCAAGAACGTCATCGTCATCGGCGCCTCCAACCGGGAGGATCTCATCGACCCCGCCATCC from Acidimicrobiales bacterium includes the following:
- the arc gene encoding proteasome ATPase, with the translated sequence MADSEYQRRLAAYEREVAELQEQAKVLEEEVITLRRRLQDAPKRVRTLEEKLLETKGQLAQAVSQNEKLTYTLREAREHIAALREEVDKLTQPPSAYGTFLGVNDDGTADVFSGGRKMRVALHPELDADVLARGQEVVLNESLNVVLARGPEVSGEVVTLKEVLEDGTRAMIVGRADEERVVELAESLRDVKLRSGDTILMDSRTGLLLERLPRPEVEELILEEVPDISYDDVGGLDDQIEAITDAVELPFVWREKFGEYELPPPKGILLYGPPGCGKTLIAKAVANSLAKKVAEVTGNANAKSYFLNIKGPELLNKYVGETERQIRLVFQRAREKSEEGWPVIVFFDEMDSLFRTRGTGISSDMEATIVPQLLAEIDGVETLKNVIVIGASNREDLIDPAILRPGRLDVKIKIERPNEQAAAQIFSRYLVAGLPLDAGEVERLGGGDPHK